In the genome of Candidatus Pristimantibacillus lignocellulolyticus, the window TTAGTTGAAAGTTTCCAATAAAAAAATGTTAAAAGTTTATCGTTTATGTATTGACTAATCATTAATAAATAAGTAATCTATTAACATAGACATAAACGATAAACGCCAACAAGGTAATAACGCTTCCCTTGAGGCCTGCAAATAAGAAGGTTTTCTTTTTTTGTAGCATATGTAAGCGATTGCATTAATTGTGTAATCCGAATACTGTTGCAAATTAATAAAAGGCGGAAATATTTGCGAAATGTCGAATATCGTTAATGATTATGTTAATCAACTAACATCAGGGGTCACACATCAAAAGCTTCTTAAAAAAGAAATTATAGGAGGTTAAACAATGAAATTTGCAAAATTTAGTAAAATGATGTTTGTACTAATTGCATTAATACTAGTATTGTCAGCTTGTTCAGGTGGAAATGGCGGCAGCAATAACGGCAATACTACTCCTGTAACAAACAATGAAGGTACTACGAATGAAGGTACTACTCCTGAGGGCGGAGAAACTGCTCCTGTAGTAGAAGATTTCGGTAAAGATGTAACTGGTGAAGTAACAATGTGGGTATTTAACGAAAATATTTTCGAAGAAGTAGCAACAGCATTTATGGCTGAGTATCCAAATATTAAAGTAACTCCTGTGTTTGTGCCTTTCGAGGATCTGCACAATAACTTACAAACGGCGTTAGCGAGTGGTACTGGTGCTCCAGATATCGCTGAAGTAGAAGTTGGCAACTTCACTCGTTATGCAACAGGTGGCGTACTAGAAAATCTACTAGCTGAACCATATAACGCTGGTAAATATAAAGAGTTTGTACCTGCATATAACTGGGAGCGCTGGATGAGCCCAGATGGTACTGAATTACTAGGTATGCCTTGGGATTCAACTCCAGGTGTATGGTACTATCGTGCTGATATTATGGAAGAACTTGGTTTCCCAAGTGATCCAACTGAACTTGGAGAATACATCAAGGATCCAGAAAACTTCCTTGCACTTACAAAAGCGGCAACAGCAAATGGGAAGTTTCTATTTGAATGGCGTGACGGCCCTATCCACTGGGCTGGCGATGAAATCGGATATTTCGATGATAGCTTAACTTGGATTCGTGATAATGATAAGTTAGTTAGCATTCTTGATTATACAAAACGTGGTAACCAAATGAACTGGGCACCACATCTTCCTTACGGAACAGATGAGGGTAAACCTCTAGTGCAATCTGGTCAATTAATCGGTTTGGCACTTGGTTCTTGGGGTGCACGTGACCTTGAAACAAACTTCCCTGAACTTTCTGGTAAGTGGAGAGCAACAAACTTACCATTCGGTATTAACTACCCAATCGGTGGTTCAAGCTTCGTAATTCCTTCTCAATCAGAAAATAAAGAAGCAGCATGGGTATACCTACAATGGGCAATGCGTTCTGAAAATGCTTGGAAAATTTGGACGAAACACTCCATCCAACCTGGTTACACAGATATTGCACAAAAAGATTGGTATGCTAGCCACACTAGCGAATTCCTTGGTGGCCAAGAAGATTTCAAATTCTATGAACAACTAGCTTCAGAAACTCCAACAAAACGTCTTAACCCGCTTGATGGAGCTGGTTGGGGGATCTGGGTACCTCGTATTCTTGACGCACTAGATAATAACGTTGACTCTCGTACAACTTTGCAACTTGCTAAGGAAGATGCAGAATCTATCCTTGCTGAAGATATTGCTAAGTTGAAAACAGAGCTAGGAAAATAATGATCGAATAGTAATGTAATCCGAATCAAGTCGCCCCGACTTGATTCGGGCTATTTAACCGAGAAAAGATACGTGATTATGATTGGGGGGACACCGCTTGGTAAGATTTTTGAGAAAATACACAGGAACCATATTGATAGTAGTCGTTTTGACGTTAGTTGCATTGTGGTGGGCTAACAATAGAAGTTTTGATCAAAATGTTATGAACGATGTAACACGCCATACTGAAATAAATGAAGAGACATTGTTAGAAGATGAAAATTCATCTAACTTGTTAGAGCAATCCTACTATAAATACTACTATAGCTATGTTGGTCAAGGATTCTCAGATGTACCAGATGAACATATTACAATTCCTTCAATTGAGTATAGTTCAATTAGTGCAGAAGGAACCAGCATTGAACAGAATTTAGATGGTCAATTTGGAAGTGTTATTGCCCTGCAAGATGAAAAAAGCTGGGTAGAGTATGAAGTAACTATATTGACTGATGGTTTCTATCAGATTGGGATGGATTATTATGCACTTGAAGGTAAACGTTCAGGATTAGTAAGAAGTATTCAAGTTGATGGAGGATATCCATTCTATCAAGCAAAACAAGTGGAATTCCAACGTATGTGGCAAGAGTATGGAGAACCATGGTATGACAATCAAGATAATGAGTACAATCCGAAACGTGAAGAGGTATTCGGATGGCAGTATCGTGATTTTATCGATGCTGAAGCAAAGGTAGCAGAAGGCTTCCGTTTCTTCCTAAGCAAAGGTACACATACAATACGGATTGAAGCAATCCGTGAGCCTGGTGCCATTGGACAGTTGCATATCTACGCACCAAAAGCAGTGTCTAATTATGCAGAGGTATCTGAAACTTATGCGAACAATGGCTATAAAGAAACGACGGGGTTTAACTTGAAGTTTCAAGCTGAGTTATCGACGCTAAGATCAGATCCAACTTTAAAACGAATAGAAGACCGTGAGCCTGATACGGAACCATTTAGTAGTAGCTCGAAAATCCTTAACAGTTTTGGAGGATTGAGCTGGCGTGATGGTGGTCAATGGGCAGAATGGGAAATTGAAGTTCCTGAGAGCGGTTTATACAATATAGGTGCACGGTTTGGACAATGGTTCCTTAACGGATTCCCAGTACAACGTAAAATTTATATTAATGGTGAATTACCATTCAAAGAGATGAATTCGGTTCCATTCCCATATAAGCAAGAATGGCAAATAAGTAATTTGAGTCAATCTAATGAAGAAGATTATTTATTCTATCTCGAAAAGGGTACGAATACGATTCGTATGGAAGTTCAAGTCGGGGAGCTTGGCGAAGTACTTGAGCTAGTAAGTGATACTTCTCAGAAAATGTCATTACTAACTCGCGAAGTTATTCGCGTTACTGGCACTAACCCCGATCCTAATGCGGATTGGAAACTTGAACGTAATATTCCTAACATTATTGAGCGACTAGAAACTATGGCTTGGAATATTGACGATGCTATTACATTATTGACACTATTTGGTGTAGAAGAAGGAAGCTCAGAATTAAGTACATTGTATGAAGCAAGAGGCGTACTTGTCGATATGTCCAAAGATACGCGTTCTATTCCTGCTAGACTGTTGCAGTTCAGAGAGTTGCAATCTGCTCTTGGACTTTGGGTCAACAATCTAAGTAAACAAAGCTTATTACTTGACTACCTTATTGTAAAATCACCAGATCAAGCGTGGCCACGCCCTGCTGCACCAATTATAGTGCGTGTAGGAACTAGTATTAGTGACCTAGCACTTACATTCACAAATAACTATGGTGGCGTTGGTACAGTTTATGACGCGGATGAGGAAGTACTAGATGTATGGATTGCTCGTGGTCGTGATTGGGCTGATATTATCAAGCAGATGATTGATGAAGACTTTACACCTGAAAGTGGTATTAAGGTCAATGTGAATGTTATTCCTGCCAACCAAATGCAGCTATTAATGTTAGCTAATACATCTGGACTTGCACCTGACGTTGCACTTGGTGTTGAGGGAGAAGTTCCAATAGACTTTGCGGTTCGTAACGCATTAGTTGATCTTGGTTCCTTTGACGATTATGAGGAAGTTGCAGCTAGGTTCAGACCTGGGGCATTAATTCCTTATAAATACGATGGTGGTAATTTCGCTTTACCTGAAAATCAAAACTTCTTTATGTTGTTTTATCGTAAAGATATTATGGCAGAGCTTGGTTATTCTGAAGATGAAATGCCAGAAACTTGGGATGATGTGATGGAACTTATTCCAATCCTACAACAGAACGGTATGGATTTCTTCTATCCACATG includes:
- a CDS encoding extracellular solute-binding protein, encoding MKFAKFSKMMFVLIALILVLSACSGGNGGSNNGNTTPVTNNEGTTNEGTTPEGGETAPVVEDFGKDVTGEVTMWVFNENIFEEVATAFMAEYPNIKVTPVFVPFEDLHNNLQTALASGTGAPDIAEVEVGNFTRYATGGVLENLLAEPYNAGKYKEFVPAYNWERWMSPDGTELLGMPWDSTPGVWYYRADIMEELGFPSDPTELGEYIKDPENFLALTKAATANGKFLFEWRDGPIHWAGDEIGYFDDSLTWIRDNDKLVSILDYTKRGNQMNWAPHLPYGTDEGKPLVQSGQLIGLALGSWGARDLETNFPELSGKWRATNLPFGINYPIGGSSFVIPSQSENKEAAWVYLQWAMRSENAWKIWTKHSIQPGYTDIAQKDWYASHTSEFLGGQEDFKFYEQLASETPTKRLNPLDGAGWGIWVPRILDALDNNVDSRTTLQLAKEDAESILAEDIAKLKTELGK
- a CDS encoding extracellular solute-binding protein: MVRFLRKYTGTILIVVVLTLVALWWANNRSFDQNVMNDVTRHTEINEETLLEDENSSNLLEQSYYKYYYSYVGQGFSDVPDEHITIPSIEYSSISAEGTSIEQNLDGQFGSVIALQDEKSWVEYEVTILTDGFYQIGMDYYALEGKRSGLVRSIQVDGGYPFYQAKQVEFQRMWQEYGEPWYDNQDNEYNPKREEVFGWQYRDFIDAEAKVAEGFRFFLSKGTHTIRIEAIREPGAIGQLHIYAPKAVSNYAEVSETYANNGYKETTGFNLKFQAELSTLRSDPTLKRIEDREPDTEPFSSSSKILNSFGGLSWRDGGQWAEWEIEVPESGLYNIGARFGQWFLNGFPVQRKIYINGELPFKEMNSVPFPYKQEWQISNLSQSNEEDYLFYLEKGTNTIRMEVQVGELGEVLELVSDTSQKMSLLTREVIRVTGTNPDPNADWKLERNIPNIIERLETMAWNIDDAITLLTLFGVEEGSSELSTLYEARGVLVDMSKDTRSIPARLLQFRELQSALGLWVNNLSKQSLLLDYLIVKSPDQAWPRPAAPIIVRVGTSISDLALTFTNNYGGVGTVYDADEEVLDVWIARGRDWADIIKQMIDEDFTPESGIKVNVNVIPANQMQLLMLANTSGLAPDVALGVEGEVPIDFAVRNALVDLGSFDDYEEVAARFRPGALIPYKYDGGNFALPENQNFFMLFYRKDIMAELGYSEDEMPETWDDVMELIPILQQNGMDFFYPHAINDTKQAINEFAPFLFQNGGDFYTENGSKSALDSPEALKAMKLWTGLFTNYKIEKQADFYNRFRSGEMPIGVADYSTYILLSTAAPELTGWWGMKPMPGIKQENGEINRSTGGLAQTGIIFKSSDRQTEAWEFLKWWTSADAQERFGSELEALLGVEARWNTANVEALQRLPWQAQDIEAILEQWEWFREREVVLGGYYTTRYIANMWNEIVLSGRIVRESVEDGVKEIDKELSKKREEFGLDLAGEGGTTE